One Legionella lansingensis genomic region harbors:
- a CDS encoding acetoacetate decarboxylase, which produces MNESQIKKNAFNMPFCSPSYPPGPYRFINREYLIVTYETDIDLLREVVPAPLEVTEPVVKFEVIRMPDSTGFGDYTESGQVIPVRFKGKEGGYTHAMYLDDHPPIAGGREIWGFPKKLAQPRLTVEKETLLGTLDYGCNRVATATMGYKYQALDNKKVAEALGGPTYLLKIIPHVDGSTRICELVEYHLTDITIKGAWTGPAELELYHHVMAPVAKLPVKRVISGLHFVSDLTLPYGKVVHDYLK; this is translated from the coding sequence ATGAACGAATCACAGATCAAAAAAAATGCTTTTAACATGCCTTTTTGTAGTCCTTCCTATCCTCCTGGGCCCTATCGTTTTATCAACCGCGAATATCTCATTGTTACTTATGAAACGGACATTGATTTGTTGCGGGAAGTCGTTCCTGCTCCTCTAGAAGTAACGGAGCCGGTAGTTAAATTTGAAGTCATTCGCATGCCAGACTCAACAGGATTCGGAGATTACACAGAGTCAGGTCAAGTTATCCCTGTTCGGTTCAAGGGTAAAGAAGGCGGCTATACCCATGCTATGTATCTGGATGATCATCCACCCATCGCAGGGGGGCGCGAAATTTGGGGATTCCCTAAAAAACTCGCCCAACCCCGTTTGACGGTTGAGAAAGAAACCCTTCTTGGTACCTTGGACTATGGCTGCAATCGTGTTGCCACTGCGACCATGGGGTATAAATATCAAGCACTTGATAATAAAAAAGTAGCAGAAGCCTTAGGTGGACCGACCTATTTGCTAAAGATTATTCCTCATGTCGATGGCAGCACTCGCATTTGTGAGTTGGTGGAATACCATCTTACAGATATTACAATAAAGGGAGCATGGACTGGACCAGCAGAGTTAGAACTCTATCATCATGTCATGGCACCTGTTGCCAAATTACCTGTAAAACGCGTGATCAGTGGACTTCATTTTGTTTCTGACTTAACACTTCCCTATGGAAAGGTAGTACACGATTACTTGAAGTAA
- the ankK gene encoding Dot/Icm T4SS effector AnkK/LegA5 has protein sequence MPDFYNDHEITLGLKAGHSGHFVFNALHKGIHLFYKSNKRNNPDLSLYEVAFSNLLSAFLMPYLTPKYKLVKGNGEILGLASEHMCYSADSKEAEESKFYYLNYDAETGNISAEVQAKPDDQIYFFNEFPPGFFADFYQTARKGEKLVFDMDSLASDLCSGYTMEEDDLHKGNIGFYIVDRKGVKTVVFFKIDNGLVLSDSVMSHYESRVVNWRHGEHAFKITARDLINFPKLQDSKNHYWPTSRRYLVNPCDPKVYTDAAEIAAFAELANDEAFQKAKWRAWYKHILIESRVVEEYLARSLDSQDPDERAKIALITQATVARVSRLKAVLFSISDFRDYVRDLDDTAKEALIKEIFHGLSQESQVQLQPGIVEQIKGFDALCQPVGGFVGDDTPLHVAIRLGDYRYHETWSHFKEYANKVNKNGETPLDVAVKLAQMQLRSEKREESQDRGVHSLESSIGSTGIIHSPDVRTDPFFIINHLLNEGVNRTCFYREFRKKYPDLKLISYRFRTEYIDRARDAKTAEELIMVFHGLGEDHRFSLKMKKEISVVCMQYFLRNKDANESLGVTLDQLKMALNGGKGKKPRPELQFIRQLRSSLWIVRIIRGLLGGTSTQVELNHLLDEAKATIPSSSCCSCFFGREDKREVDSITTSSTCLSS, from the coding sequence ATGCCTGATTTCTATAACGATCATGAAATAACCTTGGGTTTAAAGGCAGGCCACTCAGGACATTTTGTTTTTAATGCCCTCCATAAAGGCATTCATCTATTTTATAAGTCAAATAAACGCAATAATCCTGATTTATCCCTCTACGAAGTGGCATTCAGCAATTTGCTCAGTGCTTTTTTAATGCCCTATCTCACTCCTAAGTATAAATTAGTCAAAGGTAATGGAGAGATACTTGGCTTAGCGTCTGAACATATGTGTTATTCTGCTGACAGTAAGGAAGCTGAAGAGAGCAAGTTTTATTACCTTAACTATGATGCTGAAACAGGCAACATATCCGCGGAAGTACAAGCCAAGCCGGATGACCAAATTTATTTTTTCAATGAGTTCCCCCCAGGCTTTTTTGCCGATTTCTATCAAACGGCAAGAAAAGGCGAGAAATTGGTTTTTGATATGGATTCCCTCGCCAGTGATTTATGTAGCGGTTATACCATGGAAGAAGACGATTTGCATAAAGGAAATATTGGTTTTTATATTGTTGACAGAAAAGGGGTGAAAACAGTTGTTTTCTTTAAGATTGATAATGGCTTGGTCCTGTCTGACAGTGTCATGTCTCATTATGAATCTCGGGTTGTGAATTGGCGTCATGGTGAACATGCTTTCAAAATTACTGCGCGTGATCTGATTAACTTTCCTAAGTTGCAGGATTCTAAAAATCATTATTGGCCCACTAGCAGGCGCTATCTTGTTAATCCCTGTGACCCCAAAGTTTATACCGATGCGGCTGAAATTGCAGCATTCGCTGAATTAGCCAATGATGAGGCATTTCAAAAAGCCAAATGGCGAGCTTGGTATAAACATATTTTGATTGAGTCTCGAGTAGTTGAAGAATACCTGGCACGTTCTCTTGATAGTCAGGATCCTGATGAGAGAGCCAAGATAGCTTTAATTACTCAGGCTACTGTTGCCAGGGTTTCTCGATTGAAAGCAGTGCTCTTTTCAATCTCTGATTTTCGTGATTATGTCCGAGATCTTGATGACACGGCAAAGGAGGCTTTAATTAAGGAAATTTTTCATGGCTTGAGTCAAGAAAGTCAAGTCCAGCTGCAGCCAGGCATTGTTGAGCAAATCAAAGGGTTTGATGCTTTGTGCCAGCCTGTAGGTGGTTTTGTGGGCGATGATACCCCGCTGCATGTTGCTATTCGTCTAGGTGACTATCGCTATCATGAAACTTGGAGTCATTTTAAAGAGTATGCAAATAAAGTGAATAAAAATGGAGAAACTCCTCTTGATGTCGCTGTGAAATTAGCTCAAATGCAATTAAGAAGCGAAAAGAGGGAGGAATCTCAAGATCGAGGAGTGCACTCGTTGGAGTCATCAATAGGAAGCACCGGAATAATCCATTCTCCGGATGTTCGAACAGATCCTTTTTTCATCATCAATCATCTGTTGAATGAAGGGGTAAATAGAACATGCTTTTATAGAGAATTCAGAAAAAAGTATCCGGATCTAAAGCTCATTTCTTATCGGTTTCGCACAGAGTACATCGATAGAGCACGAGATGCCAAAACTGCAGAAGAGCTAATCATGGTTTTTCATGGTTTAGGCGAAGATCACCGCTTTAGTCTTAAAATGAAAAAAGAGATTTCTGTTGTTTGCATGCAATACTTTCTGCGTAATAAAGACGCGAATGAGTCTTTGGGAGTTACTTTAGATCAATTAAAAATGGCTTTAAATGGCGGGAAGGGGAAAAAACCAAGACCAGAGTTGCAATTTATCCGCCAACTGCGCAGTAGTTTGTGGATAGTCCGCATCATTCGAGGGTTGTTAGGCGGTACGTCAACTCAGGTCGAATTGAATCATCTACTTGACGAGGCAAAGGCAACGATTCCGTCATCTTCTTGCTGTTCTTGTTTCTTTGGCCGAGAGGATAAGAGAGAAGTTGATTCCATAACAACCAGCAGCACCTGTCTTTCTTCTTGA
- a CDS encoding acetyl-CoA C-acetyltransferase, translated as MKTRPVYIAGGIRTPFVKSMTTYKDVSTQDLMIASLQALVRKMKLEGKQVGDVGLGAVINSSFNWNLARESVLGTELNPYTPAFTLQRACGTSLETILQIALKIANYQIDDGIAGGVDTNSDIPVMFPNRFARKLLHLKQARGVLEKLKAMASFRPADFKPEFPAVVEPRTGLSMGEHTEKMVKEWNISREEQDELALRSHQMALLAYLEGFYDDLLIEYRGLKQDGILRSDTTIDKLAKLKPVFDTSGKGTLTAGNSTPLTDGSATVYLVSETIANHYQHPILARFVDAQVAAVDFVKGAGLLMAPTIAVSELLKRQQLKLQDFDFYEIHEAFAGQVLCTLKAWESEQYCKRALNREEALGSIDREKMNIKGGSLALGHPFAATGARIVSGLAKILHHHGKGRGLISICTAGGMGVAAILEAV; from the coding sequence ATGAAAACAAGACCAGTCTACATTGCGGGTGGAATTCGTACCCCCTTCGTTAAATCAATGACGACTTACAAGGATGTTTCTACTCAAGATTTAATGATCGCCTCGCTACAAGCCTTAGTAAGGAAAATGAAACTTGAGGGTAAGCAGGTAGGTGATGTTGGATTAGGTGCAGTTATTAACAGCTCCTTTAATTGGAATTTAGCTCGAGAAAGCGTGCTTGGGACAGAACTGAATCCCTATACACCTGCCTTTACTTTACAGCGAGCTTGTGGGACTAGCCTCGAGACAATCCTGCAGATTGCTCTTAAAATTGCCAATTATCAAATTGACGATGGCATTGCCGGCGGAGTAGACACAAATAGTGACATCCCTGTCATGTTCCCTAACCGCTTTGCTCGCAAACTCCTTCACTTAAAACAGGCAAGAGGCGTCCTCGAGAAATTAAAAGCGATGGCATCCTTTAGACCTGCGGATTTCAAACCGGAATTTCCAGCTGTAGTGGAACCACGTACTGGCCTATCGATGGGTGAACATACCGAAAAAATGGTTAAGGAATGGAATATTTCGCGAGAAGAGCAAGATGAATTAGCATTGAGAAGCCATCAAATGGCGTTGTTGGCCTACTTGGAAGGATTCTATGACGACTTACTGATTGAATATAGAGGTCTGAAGCAAGATGGTATTTTACGATCCGATACAACGATAGACAAATTAGCTAAATTAAAGCCCGTTTTTGATACCAGTGGCAAGGGCACGTTAACAGCAGGTAATAGCACGCCTCTTACTGACGGTTCTGCAACGGTCTATCTTGTCAGTGAAACCATCGCCAATCACTATCAGCATCCCATTTTAGCACGCTTTGTCGATGCGCAAGTAGCCGCAGTGGATTTTGTAAAAGGTGCAGGCTTACTTATGGCTCCGACAATCGCCGTGAGTGAGTTACTAAAACGTCAGCAGTTAAAGCTTCAGGATTTTGACTTCTATGAAATTCATGAAGCGTTTGCGGGCCAAGTGCTTTGTACATTAAAAGCATGGGAATCAGAACAATACTGCAAGCGCGCTCTCAATCGTGAGGAGGCTTTAGGCAGCATTGATCGAGAGAAGATGAATATTAAAGGAGGTAGTCTTGCCCTTGGCCATCCCTTCGCCGCAACAGGTGCTCGCATCGTGAGTGGGCTTGCTAAAATTTTGCACCACCATGGCAAAGGAAGAGGACTAATTTCCATTTGTACAGCAGGAGGAATGGGTGTTGCCGCCATTCTGGAAGCAGTATAA
- a CDS encoding TIGR01777 family oxidoreductase produces MKLLIAGASGFIGTELVNLLLPKHDIIVVGRSQQKLQHHFSNKVRQSTWENLSTLDAKNYDAVINLCGHNIAAFRWTEKVKKLIIDSRVETTHQLINWATSQQAKPHFYCANAVGIYGVQNDNDTDVLDEDTAIDFEHPRDFLSEIGIRWQQALNPAFDHGMRVTITRFGVVLKKNQGMLKRLAPSFYLGLGSILGNGKQIISWVHIQDVIRAIEFLLNHPELTGVFNVTAPHPVSQEEFARTLAKAMHRPLWLRTPAFIVRSLFGEMGEYLLLKGQRVISKRLPEVGYQFLSPELRLALEKEFGAKA; encoded by the coding sequence ATGAAACTTTTAATTGCAGGAGCTTCAGGTTTTATTGGCACCGAACTCGTTAATCTATTGTTACCTAAACATGATATTATCGTTGTTGGTCGTTCACAACAAAAGTTACAACATCACTTCTCTAACAAGGTCAGACAGTCGACTTGGGAAAATCTGTCTACCCTGGATGCAAAAAACTATGACGCTGTGATTAATTTATGCGGCCATAATATTGCAGCATTTCGCTGGACTGAAAAAGTTAAAAAACTAATCATTGATTCACGGGTGGAAACAACGCATCAACTTATTAATTGGGCTACATCACAACAAGCTAAACCTCATTTTTATTGCGCCAATGCTGTGGGCATTTATGGTGTACAAAATGATAACGATACGGATGTTTTAGATGAAGATACTGCAATTGATTTTGAACATCCCCGTGACTTTCTTAGCGAAATTGGCATACGTTGGCAGCAAGCTTTAAACCCAGCATTCGATCATGGTATGAGGGTGACAATTACCCGGTTTGGTGTGGTTTTAAAAAAGAATCAGGGAATGCTAAAAAGATTAGCACCAAGTTTCTACTTAGGACTAGGAAGTATTCTAGGTAACGGTAAACAAATCATCTCCTGGGTGCACATTCAAGATGTTATTCGGGCCATTGAATTCCTACTCAATCATCCAGAATTAACAGGTGTTTTTAATGTGACAGCACCTCATCCTGTTAGCCAGGAAGAGTTTGCTAGAACGTTAGCCAAAGCAATGCATCGACCTCTTTGGTTAAGAACCCCGGCATTCATCGTACGCAGTTTGTTTGGCGAAATGGGAGAGTACTTATTGCTGAAAGGACAACGGGTTATCTCAAAAAGGTTACCCGAAGTTGGTTACCAATTCCTTAGCCCAGAATTGAGATTGGCGTTGGAAAAGGAATTTGGGGCAAAAGCATGA
- a CDS encoding PD-(D/E)XK nuclease family protein, translating to MNNKGNRSPHPNVSTSRPHDLFAGLTAGSIDLEISPEPAVNPANKSWGRDVGIGGAFTNKEELLALMQNGATVITPNNRLSNELLHDFAVAFPKSAQKKPICLPYTAFLLHSFKTFWHKYSRNNHPLLLTELQCRYLWRQIIATKQTEVNRGLLNAIHEAWTRCHLWMLDLNHSVFAYNLQTRQFQQWAQQFLRELDCLGAITEAQLAPYLCSQNSAFSVSQLVWVCFDDYTPQQKKLQHYLNDQGCMLYHYDLATQATNLYQYAAKNEEDEYQQLFCWLKERLACGERRLGVVIPDLEKKSSYLHRTLQQHFPQTTFNISLGKPLAEYPLVAHALNYLQLDGKMLDVHQARLLLHSPFIAYSQTELLARAQILENSTTLAEPTFEQSAFVAELKAIAPKLAHALTEVIPYPKEASIQGWINAFHLRLRSLGFPGELELNSVTYQCYQRFLMLFEEFKQLALISPLMKRRDALATFKELAETTIFQPKNANAPIQILGLLEASGCTFNSLWFTGLTDECLPQGIKPSAFIPLTLQRDNLMPHAHSAKELYLADKMISRLQRASSLAVFSYPRLVDDKPNMPSPFITHLATLQPMRDEAKACESKLEHFSESYVLPFVPEEKLAGGTSILANQAKCPFRAFAAHRLHLKARIENSAGPDQRERGQVIHKVMELLWGALKKQSNLLELDNEALDKHIETSIQTALQPLIAKRPHSFSNLVQAVEFQRLKRLVHACLDWERQRPPFEVEALEAAFTIRLADMEFNVRVDRLDKVEDDKWVIDYKTSLPQSLPWNEERPSEPQLLLYALLDETISTLLFAQLKAGKFTPKGLSENKNPTLGIVGLKKDQSWSALRQYWSLQLTQLAHEFVQGHCPPRPNSLAVCTQCDYQALCRFEGNSSE from the coding sequence ATGAATAATAAAGGTAACCGCTCTCCCCATCCTAATGTATCGACGTCTCGCCCCCACGATTTATTCGCAGGGTTGACCGCGGGATCCATCGATCTGGAAATATCACCGGAGCCCGCGGTCAACCCTGCGAATAAATCGTGGGGGCGGGACGTCGGAATAGGGGGAGCGTTTACTAATAAAGAAGAACTCTTAGCGTTAATGCAGAACGGAGCCACGGTTATCACACCTAATAACCGTCTTAGCAATGAATTGCTGCATGATTTCGCAGTCGCGTTTCCTAAATCTGCTCAGAAGAAGCCAATCTGCTTACCTTATACTGCTTTCCTTCTACATTCTTTCAAGACATTTTGGCATAAGTATTCACGGAATAACCATCCGCTGCTGCTTACAGAACTCCAATGCCGTTATCTATGGCGCCAAATTATTGCGACAAAACAAACTGAAGTAAATCGAGGCTTGTTAAATGCTATTCATGAGGCTTGGACAAGGTGTCATTTATGGATGCTGGATTTAAACCATTCTGTCTTTGCCTACAATTTGCAAACGAGGCAATTTCAACAATGGGCACAGCAATTCCTTAGAGAGCTGGATTGTCTTGGAGCAATAACAGAAGCTCAATTAGCCCCGTATCTATGTAGTCAAAACAGCGCGTTTAGTGTCAGCCAACTCGTATGGGTCTGTTTTGACGATTACACTCCACAGCAAAAAAAGTTACAACACTATCTCAATGATCAGGGTTGCATGCTATATCATTATGATTTGGCTACACAAGCAACCAATCTTTACCAATATGCAGCAAAAAATGAAGAGGATGAATATCAGCAACTCTTTTGTTGGTTAAAAGAACGGTTGGCCTGTGGCGAAAGACGACTCGGAGTAGTCATCCCAGACTTAGAGAAAAAATCGTCCTATTTGCATCGTACCTTGCAACAACATTTCCCTCAAACTACATTTAACATCTCTTTAGGGAAGCCATTAGCAGAGTACCCTTTGGTGGCTCATGCACTTAATTATCTTCAGCTCGATGGGAAAATGCTCGATGTCCATCAAGCTCGCTTGTTATTGCATTCCCCTTTTATTGCTTACTCCCAGACTGAATTACTAGCAAGAGCGCAGATATTGGAGAACAGTACAACGCTAGCGGAACCAACGTTCGAACAAAGCGCTTTTGTTGCTGAATTAAAGGCTATAGCACCTAAGCTGGCCCATGCATTAACAGAAGTTATTCCTTATCCTAAAGAAGCGAGTATTCAAGGTTGGATAAACGCATTTCATTTAAGGCTAAGATCCTTGGGATTTCCGGGTGAACTTGAGCTTAATTCAGTGACTTATCAATGTTATCAACGTTTTTTAATGCTATTTGAAGAGTTCAAGCAATTAGCATTAATATCTCCACTGATGAAAAGAAGGGATGCTCTTGCCACATTCAAAGAATTAGCTGAGACCACTATCTTTCAGCCTAAAAATGCAAATGCTCCTATTCAAATTTTAGGCCTGCTTGAAGCCTCGGGATGCACATTTAACAGCCTATGGTTCACCGGTCTAACTGATGAGTGTTTACCACAAGGAATCAAACCCTCCGCATTTATCCCACTTACCCTCCAACGCGACAATCTGATGCCTCACGCTCATTCTGCGAAGGAATTATATTTGGCAGACAAAATGATATCACGTCTGCAAAGAGCTAGCTCTCTTGCTGTTTTCAGTTACCCACGTTTAGTAGATGATAAACCCAACATGCCCAGTCCCTTCATCACTCACCTAGCAACATTGCAACCAATGAGAGATGAAGCCAAGGCCTGCGAATCTAAACTAGAGCATTTCTCTGAGAGCTATGTACTTCCTTTTGTGCCGGAAGAAAAGCTTGCAGGAGGAACATCCATATTAGCCAATCAGGCAAAATGCCCTTTTCGTGCCTTTGCAGCTCACCGCCTGCACCTTAAGGCTCGCATCGAAAATTCAGCGGGACCCGATCAAAGGGAACGTGGACAGGTCATTCACAAAGTCATGGAACTCTTATGGGGGGCTTTAAAAAAACAGAGCAATTTATTGGAACTTGATAATGAAGCGTTAGATAAGCATATCGAAACCTCCATTCAAACTGCATTACAACCATTAATTGCAAAGCGACCCCACTCTTTTTCAAACTTGGTACAGGCTGTGGAATTCCAGCGACTAAAGCGCCTGGTGCATGCCTGCCTAGATTGGGAACGTCAGCGTCCTCCTTTTGAAGTTGAGGCCTTAGAAGCAGCATTTACTATTCGCTTAGCTGACATGGAGTTTAATGTTCGGGTCGACAGATTAGATAAGGTTGAAGATGACAAGTGGGTCATTGATTATAAGACCAGCCTTCCCCAAAGCCTTCCTTGGAATGAAGAACGTCCTAGCGAACCACAACTATTACTCTATGCTTTACTGGATGAAACGATCAGCACATTATTATTCGCGCAATTAAAAGCTGGTAAGTTTACCCCGAAGGGTTTAAGTGAGAATAAAAATCCAACCTTGGGTATTGTTGGATTAAAAAAAGACCAAAGTTGGTCAGCCCTACGTCAATACTGGTCTCTACAATTAACTCAGCTCGCTCATGAATTCGTTCAAGGGCATTGTCCACCGCGACCGAATAGTCTGGCTGTTTGCACGCAATGTGATTATCAGGCTTTATGTCGGTTTGAGGGTAATTCGAGTGAATGA
- a CDS encoding ion channel: MGVLYNLIEKLRFLFLFAVLILFCLTKAVDAQFGFFEFGNLIFFVLIGFSLFIIGKGSKALLLLIAFLMMTEVLCVLLSFLLAHPMVELIKTFFAMLYFLLMAIVSLRYTLADKTIDVTTLFGSLTAYLFIGLAYAHLYLLIDRLDPQAFSGMLTNDSSVIYYSFITLTTVGFGDIYPKSPIAQTLSWFESLTGQAYLAIIMAQLVGRYVADTLHLKNKQ; this comes from the coding sequence ATGGGTGTTTTATATAACCTAATTGAGAAATTGCGTTTTTTATTTCTTTTTGCCGTTCTTATCTTATTTTGCCTAACAAAAGCAGTGGATGCTCAATTTGGCTTTTTTGAATTCGGCAATCTTATATTTTTTGTTCTCATTGGTTTTAGTCTCTTCATTATTGGCAAAGGCTCCAAAGCACTTCTTCTCCTCATCGCTTTCCTTATGATGACAGAGGTTCTTTGTGTGCTGTTATCTTTTTTACTCGCGCATCCTATGGTGGAGCTTATCAAGACTTTCTTTGCCATGCTGTACTTTCTGTTGATGGCAATCGTTTCTCTGCGCTATACGTTGGCGGATAAAACCATTGATGTGACCACTTTATTTGGTTCGTTAACAGCCTATCTATTTATTGGTTTAGCCTATGCTCATCTTTATTTATTGATAGATCGTCTTGATCCGCAGGCGTTTTCAGGTATGTTAACGAATGACAGCTCAGTGATTTATTATTCATTTATCACTTTAACTACTGTTGGTTTTGGCGATATTTATCCGAAATCACCGATTGCGCAAACCCTTTCCTGGTTTGAATCGCTTACAGGACAGGCTTATCTAGCTATCATTATGGCACAATTAGTTGGTCGCTATGTGGCTGATACCTTGCATTTAAAAAATAAGCAATAG
- a CDS encoding glycine zipper domain-containing protein — protein MKKLIYVMFFLGLSTMGLVSCTPTQVGTATGAAAGAGIGYAVSGDAGGALIGAGAGGLLGYAIGREEERRRCWWSYGRYYCY, from the coding sequence ATGAAAAAACTAATTTATGTTATGTTTTTCTTGGGGTTATCGACCATGGGTTTGGTTTCCTGTACTCCTACGCAAGTAGGTACTGCCACTGGAGCTGCAGCAGGGGCAGGTATCGGTTACGCTGTTAGTGGAGATGCAGGAGGAGCCCTTATTGGAGCCGGTGCAGGTGGACTACTCGGTTATGCAATAGGCCGAGAAGAAGAAAGAAGACGTTGCTGGTGGAGCTATGGGCGTTACTATTGCTACTAA
- a CDS encoding 3-hydroxybutyrate dehydrogenase yields the protein MKLKNKVAIVTGAASGIGKEIALVYAHEGASVAIADLNLSQAQQVADEIQSKGGKAMAVAMDVTNEGQVNTGVDSVANKYGTIDILVSNAGIQIIESVDKLAFSDWKKMLAIHLDGAFLTTKACLKYMYGAGNGGSIIYMGSIHSKEASVLKAPYVTAKHGLLGLCRVVAKEGAQYKVRANVICPGFVRTPLVDKQIPEQAKALNISEEDVIKKVMLKETVDGEFTTVDDVAQAALFFASFPSNALTGQSMILTHGWFME from the coding sequence ATGAAATTAAAGAACAAAGTAGCTATCGTTACGGGTGCTGCCAGTGGAATTGGTAAAGAAATTGCTCTTGTCTATGCCCATGAAGGAGCAAGCGTCGCTATTGCCGATCTTAATCTTAGTCAAGCCCAGCAAGTTGCTGATGAAATCCAATCTAAAGGTGGCAAGGCCATGGCTGTTGCTATGGATGTCACTAACGAAGGTCAAGTGAATACAGGTGTTGATTCCGTAGCCAACAAATATGGAACAATTGATATTTTAGTTAGCAACGCTGGTATTCAGATCATTGAGTCTGTAGATAAACTCGCCTTCTCCGATTGGAAAAAAATGCTTGCTATTCATTTAGATGGAGCTTTCCTCACCACTAAAGCTTGTCTGAAGTACATGTACGGTGCAGGAAATGGCGGTAGCATTATTTATATGGGTTCCATACATTCTAAAGAGGCTTCCGTGTTAAAAGCTCCTTATGTGACTGCCAAGCATGGCTTACTTGGCCTATGTAGGGTGGTGGCTAAGGAAGGAGCTCAATATAAAGTCCGTGCTAATGTCATTTGTCCTGGCTTTGTGCGCACACCACTCGTAGACAAGCAAATTCCTGAACAGGCTAAAGCATTAAATATAAGTGAAGAGGATGTTATTAAAAAAGTAATGCTTAAAGAAACCGTTGATGGTGAATTTACAACGGTTGATGATGTTGCTCAAGCGGCATTGTTTTTTGCTTCATTCCCTTCAAATGCATTAACAGGACAGTCTATGATTCTTACTCATGGCTGGTTTATGGAATAA